CCGGCGAGACGGAAATCGAGTCGATCCCGGCCTCGAGCAGGAACTCGGTGTACCCCGAAATCGTCGACGGAGCGTCGCCGCAGATGCCGACCGGCCGATCGTGGTCGTGGGCCGTCTCGATCAGCGACTCGATCGACCTCGTCACTGCGTCGTCGGTCTCGTCGAACAGCGAGGCGAGGTGTTCTGAGTTCCGGTCGACGCCGAGGGTCAGCTGCGTGAGGTCGTTCGAGCCGATCGAAAAGCCGTCGAACAGCGCCGCGAACCGATCCGCGAGGACGATGTTCGATGGAAGCTCCGCCATCACCCAGACGTCCATCTCCTCGCGCGAGAGGCCGAACTCCTCGAGGAGTTCGAGGACGCGTTCGCCCTCCTCGATCGTTCGACAGAACGGAACCATCACGGTGACATTGTCGAGTCCGACGTCCTCGCGGACCTGTCGATACGCCTCACACTCGAGGCGAAACGCCTCCCGAAACTCGTCGTCGTAGTAGCGCGAGGCGCCGCGCCAGCCGAGCATCGGGTTGGCCTCCTCGGGTTCGTACTTGAAGCCGCCCTCGAGGTTCCGGTACTCGTCGGTCTTGAAGTCACTCAGGCGGAAGATGACCTCGTCGGGGTAGAACGCGGCGCCGATCTTCGCGATGCCGGTTCGCAGCGCGTCGACGAACTGGGCTTCCTCGCCGCGTGCGAGCAACTCGAGCGGGTGGGAGCCGACGTGGGAGGTGACGATGAACTCCTCGCGCGCCAGGCCGACGCCGTCGACCGGCAGGGCCGCGAGCGCGAACGCCCGGCCCGGGTCGCCGAGGATCAGCTTGACGTCGGTCTCGGTCTCGGGGATCTCGTCCACCACCTCCTCGCTGACCTCGAACGCGAGTTCACCCGCGTACACTCGTCCGGTGTCCGTCGAGCAGTCGACCGTCACGAGGTCTCCGTCTGCCAACGCGTCGGTCGCGTTCCCGGTGCGAACGATCGCGGGGATGCCCAGCTCCCGGGAGACGATCGCGGCGTGAGACGTTTTGCCGCCCCTGTCGGTGACGATGGCGCTCGCGCGCTTCATGACGGGGACCCAGTCCGGGTCGGTCATCTCGGTGACAAGCACGTCCCCCTCCTGGACCTGATCCATCTGCCGGTGGTCCGAAAGCACCCGGACGGAACCAGTTGCCACGGCGTTCCCGATCGCGACGCCGGTGAGCAGTTCCTCCCCCGACTCCTCGAGGCTGTACGTCCGGATGACGTTCTCCGTCGCCGCGCCGTGGACCGTCTCCGGCCTGGCCTGGACGACGAACAGCTCCTCGAGGTCGCCGTCGACGAGCCACTCGACGTCCTGTGGCGTCCCGAAGTGCTCCTCGATGCGCGTCGCGTACGTCGCCAGCTCCCGGATCCGCTCGTCGCTGAGCGCGAACTCGTCGCGCTCGTCCTCGGGGACCGGCTCGAGCTTGGTGCCGCCGTTTCGGCGGACCATTCGCTGGGTTTTCCCGCCGAGCTGTTTCTCGACGATGCCGGTCGTCGGTTTGAAGACGACGTACCGGTCGGGGTCGACCACCCCCTGGACGATCGGCTCGCCGAAGCCGTACGCCGCCTCGATCGTGACGACCTCCTCGAAGCCGGTGTCGGGGTCGAGGGTGAAGAGCACGCCCGAGGCGGCCAGATCCGCCCGCCCCATCTTCTGGACGGCGACGGCGAGCTTGACCTGGAAGTGATCGAAGTCGTTGTTCTCGCGGTAGGCGATCGCCCGGTCGGTAAATAACGACGCGAAGCAGTGTTTGATCGACTCGAGCAGTTCGGTCTCGCCGGCGACGTTGAGAAACGTCTCCTGCTGGCCGGCGAAGGAGGCATCGGGGAGGTCCTCTGCGGTCGCGGAGCTTCGCACGGCGACTTCGGGGTCGTCGAGCTCGAGGCGGGCCGCCAGCGCGTCGTAACGGTCGACGATCGCCGACGACAGGTCCTCGGGCATCGCGGCCTCGGAGATCGTCCGTCTGATTCGCTCGCCCCGGTTTTGCAGGTCGGAGACGTTCTCGACGTCGAGCCCCTCGAGGTCGTCGGCGATGGCTTCCCCGATCCCCGTCTCCTCGACGTAGTACTCGTAGGCCGACGCGGTCGTGGTGAATCCCGGGAGCACCGGCACGTCGAGGCCCGCGAGCTCGCCGAGGTTCGCGCTCTTGCCGCCGACGGCACCCGTATCCGCGCCGCTGCACGCTTCTAGCCACTGGACGAATTCGGTGTCGCTCATCGATGCGACGATTCGACCACGGGCACGGCCATAAATCGGGCGGGCGAGTTCCACCCCCACAACTGATACCAGTACCGTCGTGGTAGGGCCGGCTACCGACGATGCACCCGCCCTCGCTCCCGGATCGGTCGATCGAGGCGTACGCGGCCGTGACGGACGACGAACGGCTCGAGCACCTTCGAGAACTCGCCGCGACGCTCGGAGAGGCCCGCATCCTCCACGTCAACTCGACGGCGACCGGCGGCGGCGTCGCGGAACTGCTCCGGTCGATCGTGCCCGTCTGTCGCGACCTCGGCCTCGAGGACAACTGGCTCGTGATGGACGCCAGCGACGACTTCTTCGAGGTGACGAAGGCGATGCACAACGGGCTCCAGGGGAGCGGGTCGCCGTTGACCGAGGAGATGAAAGCAACGTATCACGACGTGAACGAGCAAAACGCAGCCGAACTCGAAAGAACGTACGACGTCGTCGTGATCCACGACCCACAGCCACTGGGCATGATCGAGTCGATCCGCGAGGCGATGCCGGAAGCGGCGATCGTCTGGCGCTGTCACATCGACCTCACCGACCCGGTCGAGGCGTACCTGACGTTCGTCGCCGACGCCGCTCGACGGGCCGATCACGCGATCTTCAGCCGGGCGGCGTACGGGGAGGCGATCGACGGCCCGCCAGCGAGCGTTATCCACCCCTCGATCGACCCGCTCGCGGCGAAGAACCGGTCGCTCGACGAGGAGGCGGTCACGGCCGAGTGCGACCGGCTGGATCCTCTCTCGTTCGACGCGCCACTGCTGACGCAGGTGTCGCGCTTCGATCCGTGGAAAGACCAGTTCGGCACGCTCGAGATCTACCGTCGTGCCCGCGAGTCGATTCCGGACCTCCAGCTGGCGCTGGTCGGCGGGATGGCCGGCGACGATCCCGAGGGGCTGGAACTGTACGAACAGGTCGCCGAGGAGGCGGTCGAAGACCCGAACGTGCACGTGCTGACCGACCTGCCGGACCAGGGCGTGAACGTCCTCCAGCGCCGGTCTGACGTCGTCGTCCAGAAGTCACTCCGCGAGGGGTTCGGCCTCGTCGTCTCGGAGGCACTCTGGAAGCGCACCCCGGTCGTCGGCTCGAGCGTGGGCGGCATCCCACTCCAGATCGAAGACGGCCAGAACGGCTACCTCGTCGAACCGGACGACGTCTCGACCGCCGCGGGTCGCGTCGTAACGCTCCTCGAGGACGACGAGCGCCGGGCGACGTTCGGGGCGAACGCTCGCGAGCACGTCCGCGAGCACTTCCTGCTCCCGCGACAGCTCGCCGAGTTGCTCGAGGTTTTTCTCGAGGTGCTGGACCTCGACCCGTGACCGCCCCGACCATCCCCGTAAATGTCGGATCTCTTAGGTCCCCTGTACCATTATCCGCCGAGGCGGTGAGTAGCCTCTCATGAGCCGGCTCATCGAGCGGCTGTTGATACCGACGGACGCCAGCGACGGCGCGCTCTCGGGGGCGAGACACGGGATTGCGCTCGCGTCGCGGACCGGCGCCGACGTGCACGTTCTCTCGGTCGTCGAGGTCGGGCACGGACCGTCCGAGTACGACGACGACCTGCTCTCGTCGCTCGAGGCGCAGGCGGACGAGGCGGTCGATGCAGTGGCAGAACTGGCTCGAGCCCACGACGAGAAACTCGAGGTCACGACGGCCGTCAGGCGTGGCGTCCCGTTCCAGTCGATCAGGGAGTACGCCAACCGGCGCGAGATTGACGTGATCGCGATGGGGACGAAGGGCCGAACCGGGATCGACCGAATCCTGCTGGGCAGCGTCACCGAAAACGTCCTCCGGACGGCTCGAACGCCCGTGCTCGCGGTTCCCCCGAACGCGGACGCGCCAGCGCTCGAGGACGTGGCGTTCGAGCGGTTCCTCCTGCCGACCGACGGCAGCGACGGGGCCGAAATCGCGGCCGAGTGGGGGATCGCCCTCGCGGACCGACTCGGTTCGACCGTCCACGCACTGTCCGCCCTCGATCCGAGTCCCTTCTCGGCGCTCGGCGAGGAAGACGAGGTTCCCGAAGCACTCGAGCACCGGGGCGAAGCGGCGGTCGCCTCCGTCCG
This portion of the Natronobeatus ordinarius genome encodes:
- a CDS encoding glycosyltransferase, giving the protein MHPPSLPDRSIEAYAAVTDDERLEHLRELAATLGEARILHVNSTATGGGVAELLRSIVPVCRDLGLEDNWLVMDASDDFFEVTKAMHNGLQGSGSPLTEEMKATYHDVNEQNAAELERTYDVVVIHDPQPLGMIESIREAMPEAAIVWRCHIDLTDPVEAYLTFVADAARRADHAIFSRAAYGEAIDGPPASVIHPSIDPLAAKNRSLDEEAVTAECDRLDPLSFDAPLLTQVSRFDPWKDQFGTLEIYRRARESIPDLQLALVGGMAGDDPEGLELYEQVAEEAVEDPNVHVLTDLPDQGVNVLQRRSDVVVQKSLREGFGLVVSEALWKRTPVVGSSVGGIPLQIEDGQNGYLVEPDDVSTAAGRVVTLLEDDERRATFGANAREHVREHFLLPRQLAELLEVFLEVLDLDP
- a CDS encoding universal stress protein is translated as MSRLIERLLIPTDASDGALSGARHGIALASRTGADVHVLSVVEVGHGPSEYDDDLLSSLEAQADEAVDAVAELARAHDEKLEVTTAVRRGVPFQSIREYANRREIDVIAMGTKGRTGIDRILLGSVTENVLRTARTPVLAVPPNADAPALEDVAFERFLLPTDGSDGAEIAAEWGIALADRLGSTVHALSALDPSPFSALGEEDEVPEALEHRGEAAVASVRERASEVGVDATGSIESGSPTDVVLASAADRDVDLIVMGTHGRTGVGQWFLGSVTENVVRQADVPVFCVPVSAESP
- the ppsA gene encoding pyruvate, water dikinase codes for the protein MSDTEFVQWLEACSGADTGAVGGKSANLGELAGLDVPVLPGFTTTASAYEYYVEETGIGEAIADDLEGLDVENVSDLQNRGERIRRTISEAAMPEDLSSAIVDRYDALAARLELDDPEVAVRSSATAEDLPDASFAGQQETFLNVAGETELLESIKHCFASLFTDRAIAYRENNDFDHFQVKLAVAVQKMGRADLAASGVLFTLDPDTGFEEVVTIEAAYGFGEPIVQGVVDPDRYVVFKPTTGIVEKQLGGKTQRMVRRNGGTKLEPVPEDERDEFALSDERIRELATYATRIEEHFGTPQDVEWLVDGDLEELFVVQARPETVHGAATENVIRTYSLEESGEELLTGVAIGNAVATGSVRVLSDHRQMDQVQEGDVLVTEMTDPDWVPVMKRASAIVTDRGGKTSHAAIVSRELGIPAIVRTGNATDALADGDLVTVDCSTDTGRVYAGELAFEVSEEVVDEIPETETDVKLILGDPGRAFALAALPVDGVGLAREEFIVTSHVGSHPLELLARGEEAQFVDALRTGIAKIGAAFYPDEVIFRLSDFKTDEYRNLEGGFKYEPEEANPMLGWRGASRYYDDEFREAFRLECEAYRQVREDVGLDNVTVMVPFCRTIEEGERVLELLEEFGLSREEMDVWVMAELPSNIVLADRFAALFDGFSIGSNDLTQLTLGVDRNSEHLASLFDETDDAVTRSIESLIETAHDHDRPVGICGDAPSTISGYTEFLLEAGIDSISVSPDVAVETILTVSELE